The Candidatus Binataceae bacterium genomic sequence GCCGCGCCCGAAGCACCGGAGCGGATCGCACGCCATATTCCGCAGTGCCGCATCATCTGCACGCTGCGCGACCCGGTCGATCGGCTCTATTCGTTTTACCGCCTCATGCGCCACAACGGATGGACGCGGGCGACGATCGAGGAAGTGGCTGAGGGCACGACGCCGGCCGCCGAGGCCAGCCGCTACGTACACTACCTGGCGCGCTGGCGCGAACGCTTCGGCGCCGAACGCGTGTTGGTCGCGCTCTACGACGACCTCGAGCGCACGCCGCAGGCGTTCCTGGACGCCATCTGCGGCTTCATCGGCATAGCGTCGATCCCGCTTGCCGGCTCGCCGCTTTTGGGCAAACGGGTGAATCGGGTCACGCACGGCCCGCGTATCGCGCTGCTGGCCGAGCAGGCGTGGCGGCTGCGGCGATGGCTGGAGGCGCACAACGCGGGCGCGGCGATCACGATGCTACGCAAGGCCGGCGTATGGCGCTTCAGTTTCCGCGGCGGCGGCGAGTTCGGCCCGCTCGATCCCGCGCTCGACCGGCGGATGCGCGAGCGGTTTCGGCCCGAGATCGAGGCGCTCGAAAAAATGATCGGCCGCGACCTGTCCGCGTGGAAGAAGCCGGGCGGCGCGGGTTCAAGCGGTTCGGAGACGTAGCACGCGCAATCGCGCGCTGGCTTCTATCGGACGGTTTCAGACACCGGCCAAAGACGCTAAAATCTCGTCGCCAGAGACGTAACGATCGCGCGCGCGGGGCCGTCGCGGCCGGCGGTGAGAAGACCCGACGGGCGCGCGCTATCGGATCCGATTCCGGGGGGAATGGCAGTTGCTCACAAACGATCAATCGCCCAATCCGGGCCTCGGGCGGCTGCCCGACTTCATCGCTGTCGGCCCGGCGCGCACCGGCACGACATGGCTTCACGGCGTGCTCTTTCAGCGCGCTTCGCTTCCGCGGGGCACCAAGGAAACGCGGTTTTTCGATTCCTTTTACGACAAGGGCATCGCATGGTACCGCGACTATTTCACCGACTGTCCGGCGGGCCGGCCGGTCGGCGAGATTGCGCCGACCTATTTCCAGAAACCCGAGGTTCGCGAGCGAATCGCGCGCCATATTCCGAACTGCCGCGTCATCTGCACGCTGCGCGACCCGGTCGAGCGCGCCTACTCGACCTATCGGGTGTTTCTGCGCGAGGGCGAGACCCGGCTCGGCTTCGAAGACGAGGTGATGCTGCCGGACTCGCGCATCCGCGAGAGCAATCGCTACGCGTTCCATCTGCGTGGATGGCGGGAGACGTTCGGTGCGGACAATGTAGCCACGTTTTTTTATGATGACCTCGAGGCCGACGAACAGGCGTACGTAGATTCGATTTGCGATTTTCTCGAGGTGCGGCGGGTCGACCTCTCCGAGGTCCGCCAATTCCTGGTGCATAATTCGGTGCGGCGCGCACCGCGCAGCGTCACGGTCGCCGGCTGGGCGCACAGTTTCAGGATTTGGCTCAAATCGCAGCGCGCGGATCGCGTCGTGAACACGTTCGACCGCTGGGGTGTGTGGCGGATGCTCAATCAAGGCAAGCGGGAATTCCCTTCCCTTGATGCGGAGACCGCGGAACGTATGCGAAGGCTCTTCCTGCCCGAGGTTGAAGAGTTGGAAAATCTCGTCGGCAGGGACCTGACGGCCTGGAAGACCGGGCAGCGCGATCGCCCTCAGCGCGAGAACGGAGCGCGCCCCGTAACGCTCGTCCAGGATGAGATCTAGCGCTCGCGTCGAAGGCTCAAGATGGCCGCGCGTCTGCCCGATTTTGTAGCAATAGGTCCGCCGCGCACCGGCACCACCTGGCTGCACGGCGTGCTGTACC encodes the following:
- a CDS encoding sulfotransferase is translated as MKPGLAATPQQAAGARLPDFIAIGPPRTGTTWLYRALGGHVGLPRETKETDFFSDHYDKGIEWYLEFFRDCAPGLPMGEISPNYFAAPEAPERIARHIPQCRIICTLRDPVDRLYSFYRLMRHNGWTRATIEEVAEGTTPAAEASRYVHYLARWRERFGAERVLVALYDDLERTPQAFLDAICGFIGIASIPLAGSPLLGKRVNRVTHGPRIALLAEQAWRLRRWLEAHNAGAAITMLRKAGVWRFSFRGGGEFGPLDPALDRRMRERFRPEIEALEKMIGRDLSAWKKPGGAGSSGSET
- a CDS encoding sulfotransferase, which codes for MLTNDQSPNPGLGRLPDFIAVGPARTGTTWLHGVLFQRASLPRGTKETRFFDSFYDKGIAWYRDYFTDCPAGRPVGEIAPTYFQKPEVRERIARHIPNCRVICTLRDPVERAYSTYRVFLREGETRLGFEDEVMLPDSRIRESNRYAFHLRGWRETFGADNVATFFYDDLEADEQAYVDSICDFLEVRRVDLSEVRQFLVHNSVRRAPRSVTVAGWAHSFRIWLKSQRADRVVNTFDRWGVWRMLNQGKREFPSLDAETAERMRRLFLPEVEELENLVGRDLTAWKTGQRDRPQRENGARPVTLVQDEI